One region of Prosthecobacter vanneervenii genomic DNA includes:
- a CDS encoding TIGR00282 family metallophosphoesterase, producing the protein MNDNTADSADGLFRLLFLGDVVGEPGRKAVSVLLPLLKEELKLDFIVVNGENSAGGRGITPKIAISLMRAGAAVVTSGDHIWDQKEIVSYLADEPRMLRPLNYPAGTPGNGYVVLESKKCKVAVVNLQGRTFMNQQLDNPFPAILACVEKLREETPVIFVDFHAEATSEKVAMGWHLDGKVSAVVGTHTHVPTADERVLPKGTAFQSDAGMCGPMDSVIGSQIEPVLERFHTMMPTRFGVGRGAVRLNGALITIDPATGKALKIERVARTWHD; encoded by the coding sequence ATGAATGACAACACGGCTGACAGCGCGGACGGACTCTTTCGGCTGCTTTTTCTCGGGGATGTGGTGGGCGAGCCGGGGCGCAAGGCGGTCTCTGTGCTGCTGCCGCTGCTCAAGGAGGAGCTGAAGCTGGATTTCATCGTGGTGAACGGGGAGAACTCCGCCGGTGGGCGCGGCATCACGCCCAAGATCGCCATCAGCCTGATGCGCGCCGGTGCTGCGGTGGTGACCAGCGGGGACCACATCTGGGACCAGAAGGAGATCGTATCCTATCTGGCGGATGAGCCGCGCATGCTGCGCCCGCTGAACTACCCTGCCGGCACGCCCGGCAATGGCTACGTGGTGCTGGAGTCCAAGAAGTGCAAGGTGGCCGTGGTGAACCTGCAGGGCCGCACCTTCATGAACCAGCAGCTGGACAATCCTTTCCCGGCCATCCTCGCCTGTGTGGAAAAGCTGCGGGAAGAAACGCCAGTGATCTTTGTGGACTTCCACGCCGAGGCCACCAGCGAGAAAGTCGCGATGGGCTGGCATCTGGATGGCAAGGTGTCCGCCGTGGTGGGCACGCACACCCATGTGCCCACCGCCGACGAGCGCGTGCTGCCGAAGGGCACCGCCTTTCAAAGCGATGCCGGCATGTGCGGCCCGATGGACAGCGTGATCGGCAGCCAGATTGAGCCGGTGCTGGAGCGTTTTCACACCATGATGCCCACGCGCTTTGGCGTCGGGCGCGGAGCGGTGAGGCTCAATGGCGCGCTGATCACGATCGATCCCGCCACGGGCAAGGCGCTGAAGATTGAGCGCGTGGCGCGCACATGGCACGACTAG
- a CDS encoding caspase family protein: MPSRISHIGCLCLLLALFSQHAAAAPKPAERTALVIGNAKYEAAVGPLRNTANDAKAVAKTLRDLGFAVIEKHDVTRDQLLKAVVEFRATLTGAEVGLFYYAGHGISVAGSNYLLPVKSGYSPEGADDVTLRLLAETKLFNVEQAVADMKTAGARCNLVILDACRTTAVARTGRTRDASSPGGLSEMKPPAGSLIAFATDAGQTALDGDGTNGLYTEELLKHLRTPGLTVEQVFKRTRAGVLERSNGGQIPAEYSRLVGDDIYLAGQPAAVSAAAPAAMPPAALPLPEPAPTPPAPEPPTLAALLKLAHAGKSAECITGLQQMAQAKGPGDYAVEPIEVLLDRVKDDLKDATQSSPAVESSATTCELLLNALRDCLPPDHAQKIPFTAKTLNRRGDALLLLGRADEALDAYNAALPLTPEDSYIRYNRGRAHLALGNTTEAKADFTAAASPKYKQLKARKLAEEALAKLK, translated from the coding sequence ATGCCCTCCCGCATTTCCCACATCGGCTGCCTGTGCCTGCTGCTGGCGTTGTTTTCCCAGCACGCCGCTGCCGCGCCCAAGCCCGCCGAGCGCACCGCCCTCGTCATCGGCAATGCCAAATACGAAGCCGCCGTGGGCCCGCTGCGAAACACAGCCAACGACGCCAAAGCCGTGGCCAAAACCCTGCGCGATCTTGGATTCGCCGTGATCGAAAAACATGACGTCACCCGCGATCAGCTGCTCAAGGCCGTGGTGGAATTCCGCGCCACGCTGACCGGCGCTGAGGTGGGCCTGTTTTACTATGCAGGCCATGGCATCTCCGTGGCAGGCTCCAACTACCTGCTGCCGGTGAAGTCCGGTTACTCGCCCGAAGGGGCCGATGATGTGACGCTGCGCCTGCTGGCGGAAACCAAGCTCTTCAATGTCGAGCAAGCCGTGGCAGACATGAAGACCGCCGGTGCTCGTTGCAACCTCGTCATCCTCGACGCCTGCCGCACCACCGCCGTGGCACGCACCGGCCGCACCCGCGATGCGAGCAGCCCCGGCGGCCTCAGCGAGATGAAGCCGCCAGCAGGATCGCTCATCGCCTTCGCCACCGATGCTGGGCAGACCGCGCTCGATGGCGATGGCACCAATGGCCTCTACACCGAAGAGCTGCTCAAGCACCTGCGCACACCCGGCCTCACCGTGGAGCAGGTCTTCAAGCGCACCCGCGCTGGGGTATTGGAGCGTTCCAACGGCGGACAGATCCCGGCGGAGTACTCCCGCCTTGTGGGAGATGACATCTACCTCGCCGGTCAGCCCGCTGCCGTGTCAGCTGCTGCTCCTGCAGCCATGCCACCTGCCGCTTTACCTCTTCCCGAACCCGCACCGACACCTCCAGCCCCGGAACCGCCCACTTTGGCGGCTCTTTTGAAGCTGGCCCATGCAGGCAAATCGGCGGAGTGCATCACAGGCCTGCAGCAGATGGCTCAGGCCAAAGGCCCCGGCGACTACGCCGTCGAGCCCATCGAAGTGCTGCTGGACCGCGTGAAGGACGATCTCAAAGACGCCACCCAGTCATCGCCTGCCGTCGAGTCCAGCGCCACCACCTGCGAGCTTCTCCTCAATGCCCTGCGCGACTGCCTGCCGCCAGATCACGCTCAAAAGATCCCTTTCACCGCCAAGACCCTCAACCGACGTGGCGATGCCCTGCTGCTCCTTGGCCGTGCCGATGAAGCCCTCGACGCCTATAACGCCGCACTGCCACTCACGCCCGAGGACTCCTACATCCGCTACAATCGCGGCCGCGCCCACCTGGCCCTTGGCAACACCACCGAGGCCAAAGCCGATTTCACCGCAGCCGCGAGCCCCAAGTACAAGCAGCTCAAGGCCCGCAAACTGGCAGAGGAAGCACTCGCCAAACTCAAGTAA
- a CDS encoding N-acetylmuramoyl-L-alanine amidase encodes MKRMLCRCSLPAMLASALVTQSLAQTIVPAPAATAPAAPAEITPGLPPAATTPAPAPQAVAQPPAATPPPAPAPRWDRVSPLGTKPDWLKLQSFHHTLSRAEFEAAIKDVYSDNSPFQPPWKLEADGVVVQTGDPLKPEARIAFASGSESPAQGTRTWRAAAEMPPLKGRPLLSDIHIAIDPGHIGGGYAQMEERFLSFAPGESIQEGDLTLATAQVLAERLKALGAYVSLVRDRPEPVTTQRPADLIVPARQLLNESGFPQPQESYNGLTGDAKILTVQWQSEKLFYRVSEIHARGKKVNETIKPDLVVCLHFNAESWGDAKSPQFSPMNHMHVLINGCYSPVELEQQDVRFEMLNRLFSRTHQEELPLAESVANGMRQSTGLPAYVYTTPNARRVGSNAYVYARNLLANRIYDCPVIYLEPYVMNHEETYRRLLRGHFIGRTLIAGRLQSSAIEDYVQGMVNGLVSYYQKNRPL; translated from the coding sequence ATGAAACGAATGCTGTGCCGCTGCTCGCTGCCGGCCATGCTCGCGTCCGCTCTAGTGACGCAGAGCCTGGCTCAGACGATTGTGCCCGCGCCAGCCGCCACCGCTCCTGCGGCACCCGCAGAGATCACGCCCGGTCTGCCGCCCGCTGCCACGACACCTGCTCCAGCTCCGCAGGCAGTGGCACAGCCGCCTGCGGCCACGCCCCCGCCAGCTCCAGCCCCCCGCTGGGACCGCGTCAGCCCCTTGGGCACCAAGCCCGACTGGCTGAAGCTGCAGTCCTTTCACCACACCCTCTCCCGCGCCGAATTTGAGGCCGCCATCAAGGATGTTTACTCGGACAACTCCCCCTTTCAGCCTCCCTGGAAACTGGAGGCCGATGGCGTCGTCGTTCAGACTGGCGACCCGCTCAAGCCCGAGGCACGCATCGCCTTTGCCAGCGGCTCTGAGTCGCCAGCACAAGGCACCCGCACCTGGCGTGCAGCCGCCGAAATGCCCCCTCTCAAAGGCCGCCCCCTGCTGAGCGACATCCACATCGCCATCGACCCCGGCCACATCGGCGGCGGCTATGCTCAGATGGAGGAGCGCTTCCTGAGCTTTGCCCCCGGTGAATCCATCCAGGAGGGAGATCTCACCTTGGCCACCGCGCAGGTGCTGGCGGAGCGGCTCAAGGCCCTGGGTGCCTACGTCTCCCTGGTGCGTGACCGCCCAGAACCCGTGACCACGCAGCGGCCTGCAGATCTGATTGTACCTGCTCGTCAGCTCCTCAACGAATCCGGCTTTCCACAGCCACAGGAAAGCTACAACGGCCTCACTGGAGACGCCAAGATCCTCACCGTGCAGTGGCAGAGCGAAAAGCTCTTCTACCGTGTCAGCGAGATCCATGCGCGCGGCAAGAAAGTGAACGAGACCATCAAGCCCGACCTCGTGGTCTGCCTGCACTTCAATGCCGAATCCTGGGGCGATGCCAAAAGCCCGCAGTTTTCCCCGATGAACCACATGCACGTGCTCATCAACGGCTGCTACTCCCCTGTGGAGCTGGAGCAGCAGGACGTGCGCTTTGAGATGCTCAACCGCCTCTTCTCCCGCACGCACCAGGAGGAGCTGCCGCTCGCGGAGTCCGTGGCCAATGGCATGCGCCAGAGCACCGGCCTGCCCGCCTACGTTTACACCACGCCCAATGCACGCCGCGTCGGCAGCAACGCCTATGTCTATGCGCGCAATCTGCTGGCCAACCGCATCTATGACTGCCCTGTCATCTATCTGGAGCCATATGTGATGAACCACGAGGAAACCTACCGCCGGCTCCTCCGCGGACACTTCATCGGCCGCACGCTCATCGCAGGTCGTCTGCAGTCCAGCGCCATCGAGGATTACGTGCAGGGCATGGTCAACGGGCTCGTGTCCTACTACCAAAAAAACCGCCCGCTATGA